One Erpetoichthys calabaricus chromosome 9, fErpCal1.3, whole genome shotgun sequence genomic region harbors:
- the LOC114658022 gene encoding uncharacterized protein LOC114658022 isoform X2, whose product MAETGRIRLRVVFGKDDARKMILPDHASSVDKFVEAVKQTFQIKEAISYFGEFVNITDISDIQDFGTIKVIQLQSLDSPALEDSVQSTSRSSSGDSFSVLSADSDDTLILQKPESVSSRTLPWPHIFLISRFSYETELQLEEGNAQYIAKKTMLMISSKMKSDILQKLAEEIFKFKAYPSDADFCEVSEALIQLHPFLKEPGSYNGCYGWKQRLKCKMGNYRTQLKLCGCAELTVNSLKTKADEDAYPAKNIKKPRRAEAYYYPALPSGQTKESLEKERTLLLQEMKKKNNEKMIREMMAKTFAYRRQEVVNEQPRIVDFVKRWPAFFQKNEVFFRVRQTFQSAHQTH is encoded by the exons ATGGCCGAGACTGGGAGGATACGTCTTAGGGTTGTTTTTGGCAAAGATGATGCCAGGAAAATGATCTTGCCAGATCATGCATCTTCAGTAGACAAATTTGTTGAAGCTGTAAAGCAGACCTTCCAGATAAAAGAAGCCATAAGTTATTTTGGGGAGTTTGTTAACATAACAGACATCTCTGATATTCAAGATTTTGGCACCATAAAAGTGATTCAATTGCAAAGTCTAGATTCTCCAGCATTAGAGGATTCTGTTCAAAGTACTTCAAGATCTTCAAGTGGTGATTCATTTTCTGTGCTGTCAGCTGATTCAGATGACACTCTGATCCTTCAAAAACCTGAATCCGTTTCATCTCGAACCCTGCCATGGCCACACATTTTCCTCATCTCTCGTTTCTCTTATGAGACTGAGCTGCAATTGGAGGAAGGAAATGCACAGTACATAGCCAAAAAAACAATGTTGATGATCAGCTCAAAAATGAAATCGGATATACTGCAGAAATTAGCCGAAGAGATTTTCAAATTCAAAGCATATCCATCAGATGCTGACTTCTGTGAGGTTTCAGAAGCCCTAATACAGTTGCATCCCTTTTTAAAGGAACCAGGTTCATACAATGGTTGTTATGGATGGAAACAGAGACTCAAATGTAAAATGGGTAACTACAGAACCCAACTTAAATTGTGTGgttgtgctgagcttactgtcaATTCACTCAAGACCAAAGCAGATGAAGACGCTTACCCTGCCAAGAATATAAAGAAGCCGAGACGGGCTGAAGCATACTACTACCCTGCTTTACCAAGTGGTCAGACCAAAGAAAGCCTTGAAAAAGAAAGGACATTGCTACTAcaagaaatgaagaagaaaaacaatgagAAAATGATTCGAGAAATGATGGCAAAGACTTTTGCCTACAGGAGACAAGAAGTGGTAAATGAACAGCCAAGGATTGTGGATTTTGTGAAGAGATGGCCTGCTTTCTTTCAAAAGAATGAG GTTTTTTTCAGAGTTAGACAGACATTCCAGTCAGCTCATCAAACTCATTAG
- the LOC114658022 gene encoding uncharacterized protein LOC114658022 isoform X1: protein MAETGRIRLRVVFGKDDARKMILPDHASSVDKFVEAVKQTFQIKEAISYFGEFVNITDISDIQDFGTIKVIQLQSLDSPALEDSVQSTSRSSSGDSFSVLSADSDDTLILQKPESVSSRTLPWPHIFLISRFSYETELQLEEGNAQYIAKKTMLMISSKMKSDILQKLAEEIFKFKAYPSDADFCEVSEALIQLHPFLKEPGSYNGCYGWKQRLKCKMGNYRTQLKLCGCAELTVNSLKTKADEDAYPAKNIKKPRRAEAYYYPALPSGQTKESLEKERTLLLQEMKKKNNEKMIREMMAKTFAYRRQEVVNEQPRIVDFVKRWPAFFQKNEINAEFLRITIVPLESRFFSELDRHSSQLIKLISSKGGATRVKTSNCMTALDQTSDINTRRE from the exons ATGGCCGAGACTGGGAGGATACGTCTTAGGGTTGTTTTTGGCAAAGATGATGCCAGGAAAATGATCTTGCCAGATCATGCATCTTCAGTAGACAAATTTGTTGAAGCTGTAAAGCAGACCTTCCAGATAAAAGAAGCCATAAGTTATTTTGGGGAGTTTGTTAACATAACAGACATCTCTGATATTCAAGATTTTGGCACCATAAAAGTGATTCAATTGCAAAGTCTAGATTCTCCAGCATTAGAGGATTCTGTTCAAAGTACTTCAAGATCTTCAAGTGGTGATTCATTTTCTGTGCTGTCAGCTGATTCAGATGACACTCTGATCCTTCAAAAACCTGAATCCGTTTCATCTCGAACCCTGCCATGGCCACACATTTTCCTCATCTCTCGTTTCTCTTATGAGACTGAGCTGCAATTGGAGGAAGGAAATGCACAGTACATAGCCAAAAAAACAATGTTGATGATCAGCTCAAAAATGAAATCGGATATACTGCAGAAATTAGCCGAAGAGATTTTCAAATTCAAAGCATATCCATCAGATGCTGACTTCTGTGAGGTTTCAGAAGCCCTAATACAGTTGCATCCCTTTTTAAAGGAACCAGGTTCATACAATGGTTGTTATGGATGGAAACAGAGACTCAAATGTAAAATGGGTAACTACAGAACCCAACTTAAATTGTGTGgttgtgctgagcttactgtcaATTCACTCAAGACCAAAGCAGATGAAGACGCTTACCCTGCCAAGAATATAAAGAAGCCGAGACGGGCTGAAGCATACTACTACCCTGCTTTACCAAGTGGTCAGACCAAAGAAAGCCTTGAAAAAGAAAGGACATTGCTACTAcaagaaatgaagaagaaaaacaatgagAAAATGATTCGAGAAATGATGGCAAAGACTTTTGCCTACAGGAGACAAGAAGTGGTAAATGAACAGCCAAGGATTGTGGATTTTGTGAAGAGATGGCCTGCTTTCTTTCAAAAGAATGAG ATTAATGCAGAATTTCTTCGAATCACAATTGTTCCCCTTGAGTCCAGGTTTTTTTCAGAGTTAGACAGACATTCCAGTCAGCTCATCAAACTCATTAGCAGCAAAGGTGGAGCCACACGAGTCAAAACTAGCAACTGCATGACTGCTTTGGATCAG ACTAGTGACATCAACACAAGGAGAGAATGA